A window of the Candidatus Alcyoniella australis genome harbors these coding sequences:
- a CDS encoding molybdopterin-dependent oxidoreductase, producing MLDRRRFLKLGMAASAAATGLRALPAQGVGPTLHVSRTTHKADLPTSTTCRMCPAACGISAYTRNERLITLMGNPQSALGQGRICAVGLAAINLHYLPDRITSPLKRVGPRGSGKFEPISWAEAVNTLGSALAQSKGTLVHSEAMDDRIPAPLAAFQRALPGSKLVSLGTSRRRALDFAAQQAFGLAPPVADLVRARSILCVGANPFEGGRRYIQDAMQIAQARVERGAKLIVIDPRLSNTAGRADIWLPVRPGGDRLLLAALARELVGLGRIDASLVSLCDVDPARHAQWPTAEQAEQDLGLSAGSVAATARSIADNLPLSVLVADSVAARPDGDQAAAAAWALAALVGAIDAEGGLTFPETFGQGETAQPSDPLQAYSELLDGGGALLLHCANPVYDLPQGAQLGRALADQQRVGMIAAVTPFLNESSMLADIVLPEALPLECNDMLSVACGSTPLMALQRRAVEPMGVALPLRDALNMLCEQSDLGPLLRGLQIEPEAQWFEATLE from the coding sequence ATGCTCGATAGGCGCAGATTTCTAAAGCTCGGGATGGCCGCCTCGGCAGCCGCGACCGGGCTGCGCGCGCTTCCGGCGCAAGGCGTGGGCCCGACCCTGCACGTATCGCGCACCACCCATAAAGCCGACCTGCCCACGTCCACCACCTGCCGCATGTGCCCCGCGGCCTGCGGAATCAGCGCCTACACGCGCAACGAGCGTTTGATTACGCTGATGGGCAATCCTCAGAGCGCCCTGGGCCAAGGCCGGATCTGCGCCGTGGGCCTGGCCGCGATCAACCTGCACTATCTGCCGGATCGCATTACGTCGCCGCTGAAGCGCGTGGGCCCGCGCGGCTCGGGCAAGTTCGAGCCGATCAGCTGGGCCGAGGCGGTCAATACGTTGGGGAGCGCCCTGGCACAGTCCAAGGGTACGTTGGTGCACAGCGAGGCGATGGACGACCGAATCCCCGCGCCCCTGGCCGCGTTCCAACGCGCGCTACCCGGATCAAAGCTGGTCAGCCTCGGCACGTCGCGGCGTCGCGCACTGGACTTCGCCGCACAGCAGGCTTTCGGCCTGGCGCCCCCCGTGGCCGACCTAGTGCGAGCGCGCTCGATCCTTTGCGTGGGGGCCAATCCGTTCGAGGGCGGACGGCGCTACATCCAGGATGCGATGCAGATCGCCCAAGCCCGGGTGGAGCGCGGGGCCAAGCTGATCGTGATCGACCCGCGATTGTCCAATACCGCCGGGCGTGCCGACATCTGGCTGCCAGTGCGGCCCGGAGGCGACAGGCTGCTGCTGGCCGCTTTGGCGAGGGAACTGGTGGGCCTGGGCCGCATCGACGCCTCGTTGGTTTCGCTTTGCGACGTTGACCCCGCGCGCCATGCGCAATGGCCCACGGCCGAGCAGGCGGAGCAAGACCTGGGACTAAGCGCGGGCAGCGTTGCCGCGACTGCGCGCAGCATTGCCGACAACCTGCCGCTGAGCGTGCTGGTGGCCGACTCGGTTGCCGCGCGGCCCGATGGCGACCAAGCAGCAGCCGCCGCCTGGGCGCTGGCCGCCTTGGTCGGCGCAATCGACGCCGAGGGCGGGCTGACCTTCCCCGAGACCTTTGGCCAGGGCGAGACAGCGCAGCCCAGCGATCCGTTGCAAGCCTACTCCGAGCTGCTCGATGGCGGAGGCGCGCTGCTGCTGCACTGCGCCAATCCGGTCTACGACCTACCCCAGGGCGCACAGCTGGGGCGGGCGTTGGCAGACCAGCAGCGGGTAGGGATGATCGCGGCCGTTACTCCGTTCCTCAACGAATCGAGCATGCTTGCCGACATCGTACTGCCCGAGGCTCTGCCGCTGGAGTGCAACGATATGCTCTCCGTGGCCTGCGGCAGCACGCCGTTAATGGCGTTGCAGCGCAGGGCGGTGGAGCCCATGGGCGTTGCGTTGCCGTTGCGCGATGCGCTGAACATGCTCTGCGAGCAGTCGGACCTGGGGCCGCTGCTGCGCGGTTTGCAGATCGAGCCCGAGGCCCAGTGGTTCGAGGCGACTCTCGAG
- the nrfD gene encoding NrfD/PsrC family molybdoenzyme membrane anchor subunit yields MRLLYDVPHQVTFRWLISIYFYLTGLSAGSFIISTLSYGFGMKRYKPIGKTAVVTATLLLMAAPVALLLQVGWPVRSIWNHFTYINLHSPMSYGGFLLVLYPLNCIVYGLFMFRGDMRMTKILGLVGIPLAISVHGYTGFILAFGKARALWNTALMPILFLVSAIVSGIALMIVIAVVQFRFFSAEKKVPRDLVDGLAKILGWALVVDLVMVFCDIAVLSISHHGAQETAWLILGGNLSPLFVGVENLLGKVVPLIIVFHPRLRTVPGLTIAGLLVVIGIFFMRYVTVFGGQALPLM; encoded by the coding sequence GTGAGACTGCTCTACGACGTGCCGCACCAGGTGACCTTCCGCTGGCTGATCTCGATCTACTTCTACCTCACCGGCCTGTCCGCGGGCTCGTTCATCATCAGCACCCTGAGCTACGGCTTCGGCATGAAGCGCTACAAGCCGATAGGCAAGACCGCGGTGGTCACGGCCACGCTGCTTTTAATGGCCGCGCCCGTGGCGCTGTTGCTGCAGGTCGGCTGGCCGGTGCGCTCGATCTGGAACCACTTCACCTACATCAATCTGCACTCGCCGATGTCGTACGGCGGGTTCCTGCTGGTGCTCTATCCGCTGAACTGCATTGTCTACGGCCTGTTCATGTTCCGCGGCGACATGCGGATGACCAAGATCTTGGGGCTGGTCGGCATTCCGTTGGCGATCTCGGTTCACGGCTACACCGGATTCATCCTGGCATTTGGCAAAGCGCGCGCGCTGTGGAACACCGCGCTGATGCCGATACTGTTTCTGGTCTCGGCGATCGTCAGCGGCATTGCGCTGATGATCGTGATTGCCGTGGTGCAGTTCCGCTTTTTCAGCGCCGAGAAAAAAGTGCCGCGCGACCTGGTCGACGGATTAGCGAAAATTCTGGGCTGGGCGCTCGTGGTCGATTTGGTGATGGTGTTTTGCGACATCGCGGTGCTCTCGATCAGCCATCACGGCGCGCAGGAGACCGCTTGGCTGATCCTCGGCGGCAACCTCTCGCCGCTGTTCGTGGGGGTTGAGAACCTGCTGGGCAAGGTCGTGCCGCTGATTATCGTTTTTCATCCGCGGCTGCGCACCGTGCCCGGACTGACCATCGCCGGACTGCTGGTGGTGATCGGGATTTTCTTCATGCGCTACGTCACGGTTTTCGGCGGCCAAGCGCTGCCTTTGATGTGA
- a CDS encoding 4Fe-4S dicluster domain-containing protein, with protein sequence MHSGQGEGVRYGFLVDLRRCIGCNSCAVACKSENDVPLGVFRSWVKQVEKGSFPATRKAFLPLLCNNCEEPICVTVCPVQANKKRPDGIVTYDPHRCVGCRYCMAACPYEVRYIHPIKRIVEKCHWCMHRVDVGLLPACVEACPVGARVFGDLNDPQSEISRLIASNPTQVLMPEMGTQPRVYYIDFDEATMSVKRKVRRW encoded by the coding sequence GTGCATAGCGGGCAGGGCGAAGGCGTGCGTTACGGGTTCCTGGTCGATCTGCGGCGCTGCATCGGCTGTAACAGTTGCGCCGTGGCCTGCAAGAGCGAGAACGACGTGCCGTTGGGCGTGTTCCGCTCGTGGGTCAAGCAGGTCGAGAAGGGGAGCTTCCCGGCCACGCGCAAAGCATTTTTACCGCTGCTGTGCAACAACTGCGAGGAGCCGATCTGCGTCACGGTCTGTCCGGTGCAGGCCAACAAGAAACGCCCCGACGGCATCGTGACCTACGACCCGCATCGTTGCGTAGGCTGCCGCTACTGCATGGCGGCCTGTCCCTACGAGGTGCGCTACATCCACCCGATCAAGCGCATTGTCGAGAAGTGTCATTGGTGCATGCACCGTGTGGACGTGGGCCTGCTTCCGGCCTGCGTCGAGGCCTGCCCGGTCGGCGCGCGCGTGTTCGGCGATCTGAACGACCCGCAATCGGAGATCAGCCGCTTGATCGCGTCCAACCCGACCCAGGTGCTGATGCCCGAGATGGGCACGCAGCCGCGGGTCTATTACATCGACTTCGACGAGGCGACGATGTCGGTCAAGCGCAAGGTGCGGCGATGGTGA
- a CDS encoding 4Fe-4S dicluster domain-containing protein: MNHERLRRLISRPYRLTAFAALLALAFVPGRLYILLALAVMIAAVGLRDRKRGGMALVWPLLGVLGVALLVQINARGDARSMAQFYEQNTPVNLTTVPDGEYFGEAAALNGPLQLELRVERGAIADVTLTRNQETAYAFDDLLAQVRGMTSTDLSGMAGFVFRNQRDTAAFQHALEDALLAGREDRPKLSPISRAAFFVSENRAGRITFNALAILFIVLLLFDFVLQPALVPGTGQSLTCYNCQACVGVCPIKMVGSDPFPMVMVLEARTGNYQHVAELAKYCVGCGKCAAKCPVGNSGPSVAAASVLQDRQRRRDEARRETARARQVPGA; this comes from the coding sequence ATGAACCACGAGCGCCTGCGCCGACTGATCTCGCGGCCCTATCGCTTGACCGCGTTCGCCGCGCTGTTGGCCCTGGCGTTCGTGCCCGGACGGCTCTACATCCTGCTGGCGTTGGCCGTGATGATTGCGGCCGTGGGTCTTCGCGACCGCAAACGCGGCGGCATGGCCCTGGTCTGGCCGCTGCTGGGCGTGCTTGGCGTGGCGCTGCTGGTGCAGATCAACGCCCGCGGCGACGCGCGAAGCATGGCGCAATTCTACGAACAGAACACGCCGGTCAATCTGACGACCGTGCCTGACGGCGAGTATTTCGGCGAGGCGGCAGCGCTCAACGGACCGCTGCAACTCGAGCTGCGCGTGGAGCGCGGCGCGATCGCCGATGTGACCCTGACGCGCAACCAAGAGACGGCCTACGCTTTCGACGATCTGCTGGCGCAGGTGCGGGGCATGACCAGCACCGATTTAAGCGGCATGGCCGGTTTCGTGTTTCGCAACCAGCGCGACACGGCCGCGTTCCAGCACGCGTTGGAAGACGCGCTGCTCGCGGGCCGCGAGGATCGTCCGAAACTGTCGCCCATCAGCCGCGCGGCGTTCTTTGTCTCGGAAAACCGCGCCGGACGGATCACGTTCAACGCGCTGGCGATTCTGTTCATCGTGTTGCTGCTGTTCGATTTCGTGCTGCAGCCGGCATTGGTGCCGGGCACCGGCCAGAGCCTGACCTGCTACAACTGCCAGGCCTGCGTCGGGGTTTGCCCGATTAAGATGGTCGGCAGCGATCCGTTCCCGATGGTCATGGTGCTCGAGGCGCGCACCGGCAATTACCAGCACGTGGCCGAGCTGGCCAAGTACTGCGTGGGCTGTGGCAAGTGCGCGGCCAAGTGCCCGGTAGGCAACTCCGGCCCGAGCGTGGCCGCGGCCTCGGTGCTGCAAGATCGTCAGCGTCGACGCGACGAGGCGCGCCGCGAAACAGCGCGCGCCAGGCAGGTCCCCGGTGCATAG
- a CDS encoding NHL repeat-containing protein, which produces MLKKKRSSAPDPPDRGRRSFVKAIGSGVAIAALSPLPATSLVRTGVVERIELDLRHPRGLACATDGTYWLCEAGRYRVVRLDPRGAPLTAFGGPGSGQGRFNWPGALRIDQAGRLWIVDTNNGRVTVHNTDGRFVGQYGSLGGTPGKLFNPEGLALDAGRLIVANTRGHNVQLFDQSSGEVIAALGVLGEDPQPSGPQGLDYGLRLPTAVAARDSGLLVLDSKHGRVLELDSEGRFGFTFGNQGSGAGELNMPQDMLAGPDGLLIVADTGNARLTAFRHGGPLPAIEIELRRPIALSRHADGRLAVLDAAGPTIVLVEGI; this is translated from the coding sequence TTGCTGAAGAAAAAACGCTCTAGCGCCCCCGATCCGCCTGATCGGGGGCGTCGCAGTTTCGTCAAAGCCATAGGCTCGGGCGTGGCGATTGCCGCGCTGTCGCCGTTGCCCGCGACCTCCCTGGTCCGGACCGGCGTGGTGGAGCGCATCGAGCTCGACCTGCGCCACCCGCGGGGGCTGGCCTGCGCAACCGACGGCACGTACTGGCTTTGCGAGGCCGGACGTTACCGCGTGGTGCGGCTCGATCCGCGCGGCGCGCCGCTGACAGCCTTCGGCGGACCGGGCAGCGGACAGGGCCGGTTCAACTGGCCCGGCGCACTGCGCATTGATCAGGCCGGACGGCTGTGGATCGTCGATACCAACAACGGCCGCGTAACCGTTCACAACACCGACGGCCGCTTTGTGGGCCAGTACGGCTCGTTGGGCGGCACGCCGGGCAAGCTGTTCAACCCCGAGGGACTGGCCCTGGACGCCGGACGGCTGATCGTGGCCAACACCCGCGGCCACAACGTGCAGTTGTTCGACCAATCGTCGGGCGAGGTGATCGCAGCCCTGGGCGTGTTGGGCGAGGACCCGCAGCCCTCGGGCCCGCAGGGCCTGGACTACGGCCTGCGTTTGCCCACGGCAGTGGCCGCGCGCGATAGCGGCCTGCTGGTGCTGGACTCCAAACACGGACGGGTGCTCGAGCTAGATTCCGAGGGACGCTTCGGCTTTACCTTTGGCAACCAGGGCTCGGGCGCGGGCGAGCTGAACATGCCGCAAGACATGCTGGCCGGACCCGACGGTCTGCTGATCGTGGCCGACACGGGCAACGCGCGGCTGACCGCGTTCCGTCACGGCGGGCCGCTGCCCGCGATCGAAATCGAGCTGCGGCGTCCCATCGCCCTGAGCCGCCATGCGGACGGACGGCTGGCTGTGCTCGACGCGGCGGGACCGACGATCGTGCTGGTCGAGGGGATCTGA
- a CDS encoding YIP1 family protein: protein MGQEIVKCPNCGEQINAGLTFGGEGQYRCPKCWSEFSAAAEPSPIDRPLKAQDDRPIDAPQPGPGDAADGMQWMQEMDDYSSFSHPREELQLHQHRNVSCPLCSAQVGVDEPEVYRCRSCGGEFRYPQMEPLDSLRPGQRAAVMAQYVDLGRAGAVGDDSESVVVEDPESLGFFAWLMRSFGSLIFSPVTFFRYLEPAGSLGKALAFGVIWGVLGMLAGLGLIKYGVTPIPQGSEQFFANSNYLSIAMFCSPGILFLALLLGAALFHVGLLVLGAAGNGFKATLRAYCYASGVQLFQAIPVVGTLAGIWILVLTVIGIKEMHGTSYGRAVAGVLLPLIVLCGCGALFGISMLTSLMGRGLGG, encoded by the coding sequence GTGTTGGAGCGAGTTCAGCGCCGCGGCTGAGCCGTCCCCGATCGACCGGCCGTTGAAAGCGCAGGACGATCGGCCGATCGATGCGCCGCAGCCTGGTCCGGGCGATGCTGCGGACGGAATGCAGTGGATGCAGGAGATGGACGATTACAGCTCGTTCAGCCATCCCCGGGAGGAACTCCAGCTTCATCAGCACCGCAATGTCAGCTGCCCGCTGTGCAGCGCGCAGGTCGGCGTTGACGAGCCCGAGGTCTACCGTTGCCGTTCCTGCGGAGGCGAGTTCCGCTATCCGCAGATGGAGCCGCTGGACTCGTTGCGGCCCGGACAGCGCGCGGCGGTAATGGCCCAATACGTCGACCTGGGTCGGGCGGGCGCAGTGGGCGACGACTCGGAATCGGTGGTGGTCGAGGACCCGGAGAGCCTGGGTTTTTTTGCCTGGTTGATGCGTTCGTTCGGCTCGCTGATTTTCAGCCCGGTGACCTTCTTTCGCTACCTCGAGCCCGCGGGCTCGTTGGGCAAGGCGCTGGCCTTCGGCGTGATCTGGGGCGTCCTGGGCATGCTGGCCGGTTTGGGGTTGATTAAGTACGGGGTGACGCCGATACCCCAGGGCTCGGAGCAGTTCTTTGCCAACAGCAACTATCTGTCCATAGCCATGTTCTGTTCGCCGGGGATCCTCTTTCTGGCGCTGCTGCTGGGTGCGGCGCTGTTCCACGTGGGACTGCTGGTCCTTGGCGCAGCGGGCAACGGGTTCAAGGCGACCCTGCGCGCCTACTGCTACGCCAGCGGCGTGCAGCTGTTCCAGGCGATCCCCGTGGTCGGGACGCTGGCCGGGATCTGGATCTTGGTGCTGACCGTGATCGGCATCAAGGAAATGCACGGCACGAGCTACGGACGGGCCGTGGCCGGAGTGCTGCTGCCGTTGATTGTGCTCTGCGGCTGCGGAGCGTTGTTCGGCATTTCGATGCTGACCTCGCTGATGGGCCGGGGATTGGGCGGCTGA